The proteins below come from a single Vanessa tameamea isolate UH-Manoa-2023 chromosome 15, ilVanTame1 primary haplotype, whole genome shotgun sequence genomic window:
- the LOC113394757 gene encoding protein Smaug isoform X4 — translation MNGTFYEQLGGVAGLFEQWGTCERTVVACALARRVPWPGLRLVQRAVEAALQSHVEDERLERDANDETLLASLLAARAEDDDEEDGERLRQLVRLVPLLRTDNERAKSVLVGAAPALVQRVLDAPRRHVAPDLCRQLLSYLLVHPALTLLDQRTLTQWLRYLENHISGNRNTESVWQQRIEPCLLPDTNIWANNNSFRRTIGKNVEFRGILDSVDQTSYTDILQESFSKNGRDVDLSLDGEMLNFDAAIAQPKSQRSNSLTPPSTNFMHMSSSAENLSDEPFVQKPRSFSLSSEHSLSQLRPISIMYGTTGSETRLDDLRSNNFTEHPGMSTVAQWLKSLRLHKYVWLFTNITYDQMMAIDEKYLEKLGVTKGARHKILLSIKKLNERGAILEGIQAELASNNGSVLRALERLRGVLLSPMPPGSELPSAVVAALDLVARASQSRVYATAARAEPGALDPVSLHCWLIEKALHHEAFSCGELQSALRRLRHRLPPRQFFHLVGDAPHRRLKHRWRTPQCPLRRWAPPPRGKSHSYPPFPPHGLPRPPPPPADDYSGLDALCLQMTEQAIN, via the exons ATGAACGGTACGTTTTACGAGCAGCTAGGGGGTGTGGCTGGATTATTCGAGCAATGGGGCACGTGTGAGCGGACGGTAGTTGCATGTGCGCTGGCTCGAAGGGTCCCCTGGCCTGGCCTAAGACTTGTACAAAGAGCTGTGGAGGCAGCTCTGCAGAGCCATGTCGAAGACGAGCGGCTAGAGAGAGATGCTAATGATGAGACTCTCCTGGCAAGTCTACTCGCCGCTAGGGCagaagatgatgatgaagaag ACGGCGAGCGGCTGCGGCAGCTGGTGCGGCTGGTGCCGCTGCTGCGCACGGACAACGAGCGCGCCAAGAGCGTGCTGGTGGGCGCGGCGCCCGCGCTCGTGCAGCGCGTGCTGGACGCGCCGCGCCGCCACGTGGCGCCCGACCTGTGTCGCCAGCTGCTGTCCTACCTGCTCGTGCACCCCGCGCTCACGCTGCTCGACCAGAG AACGTTAACGCAATGGCTTCGCTATTTAGAAAATCATATATCGGGCAACAGAAACACAGAATCGGTGTGGCAGCAGAGGATAGAACCGTGTCTATTACCCGACACGAACATCTGGGCGAACAACAATAGCTTTAGACGGACTATCGGCAAGAACGTCGAGTTCAGAGGGATACTAGACTCAGTAGACCAAACGTCTTATACGGACATTTTACAAGAATCCTTCTCCAAGAACGGGAGAGACGTGGACCTCAGCCTAGACggtgaaatgttaaattttgacGCGGCGATAGCTCAGCCCAAGTCGCAAAGATCGAACAGTTTAACCCCTCCTTCCACTAATTTCATGCACATGTCGTCATCTGCTGAGAACTTAAGTGATGAACCTTTCGTCCAGAAACCTAGAAGTTTTTCCCTCTCTAGTGAACATAGTTTAAGCCAATTGCGACCTATTAGTATAATGTACGGAACGACGGGGAGCGAAACCAGACTGGACGACCTCAGATCGAATAACTTCACGGAACATCCCGGCATGTCGACCGTAGCGCAGTGGCTGAAGAGTTTGAGGCTACATAAGTACGTGTGGCTCTTCACGAACATCACGTATGACCAAATGATGGCCATTGACGAGAAATATCTTGAAAAATTAG GTGTAACAAAAGGTGCTCGACACAAAATTCTACTATCCATTAAGAAACTGAACGAACGGGGAGCAATATTAGAAGGAATCCAAGCTGAGCTGGCTTCGAACAATGGATCGGTATTGAGGGCCCTGGAGAGATTAAGAGGAGTGCTGTTATCACCGATGCCTCCAGGGTCTGAACTTCCATCTGCTGTTGTTGCAGCTCTTGATCTTG TAGCGAGAGCATCGCAGTCACGTGTGTATGCGACAGCCGCGCGAGCCGAGCCCGGCGCGCTCGACCCCGTCTCGCTGCACTGCTGGCTCATCGAAAAG GCGCTGCACCACGAGGCGTTCTCGTGCGGCGAGCTGCAGAGCGCGCTGCGCCGCCTGCGCCACCGCCTGCCGCCGCGGCAGTTCTTCCACCTCGTGGGCGACGCGCCGCACCGCCGCCTCAAGCACAG ATGGCGCACGCCGCAGTGCCCGCTGCGCCGCTGGGCGCCGCCCCCGCGCGGCAAGTCGCACTCGTACCCGCCCTTCCCCCCGCACGGCCTGCCGCGCCccccgccgccgcccgccgacGACTACTCCGGCCTCGACGCGCTGTGCCTGCAGATGACGGAGCAGGCCATCAACTAG
- the LOC113394757 gene encoding protein Smaug isoform X1: MNGTFYEQLGGVAGLFEQWGTCERTVVACALARRVPWPGLRLVQRAVEAALQSHVEDERLERDANDETLLASLLAARAEDDDEEDGERLRQLVRLVPLLRTDNERAKSVLVGAAPALVQRVLDAPRRHVAPDLCRQLLSYLLVHPALTLLDQRTLTQWLRYLENHISGNRNTESVWQQRIEPCLLPDTNIWANNNSFRRTIGKNVEFRGILDSVDQTSYTDILQESFSKNGRDVDLSLDGEMLNFDAAIAQPKSQRSNSLTPPSTNFMHMSSSAENLSDEPFVQKPRSFSLSSEHSLSQLRPISIMYGTTGSETRLDDLRSNNFTEHPGMSTVAQWLKSLRLHKYVWLFTNITYDQMMAIDEKYLEKLGVTKGARHKILLSIKKLNERGAILEGIQAELASNNGSVLRALERLRGVLLSPMPPGSELPSAVVAALDLVARASQSRVYATAARAEPGALDPVSLHCWLIEKALHHEAFSCGELQSALRRLRHRLPPRQFFHLVGDAPHRRLKHRYSTPSGRVYIFLLGIVRLTGGRVRRWRTPQCPLRRWAPPPRGKSHSYPPFPPHGLPRPPPPPADDYSGLDALCLQMTEQAIN; the protein is encoded by the exons ATGAACGGTACGTTTTACGAGCAGCTAGGGGGTGTGGCTGGATTATTCGAGCAATGGGGCACGTGTGAGCGGACGGTAGTTGCATGTGCGCTGGCTCGAAGGGTCCCCTGGCCTGGCCTAAGACTTGTACAAAGAGCTGTGGAGGCAGCTCTGCAGAGCCATGTCGAAGACGAGCGGCTAGAGAGAGATGCTAATGATGAGACTCTCCTGGCAAGTCTACTCGCCGCTAGGGCagaagatgatgatgaagaag ACGGCGAGCGGCTGCGGCAGCTGGTGCGGCTGGTGCCGCTGCTGCGCACGGACAACGAGCGCGCCAAGAGCGTGCTGGTGGGCGCGGCGCCCGCGCTCGTGCAGCGCGTGCTGGACGCGCCGCGCCGCCACGTGGCGCCCGACCTGTGTCGCCAGCTGCTGTCCTACCTGCTCGTGCACCCCGCGCTCACGCTGCTCGACCAGAG AACGTTAACGCAATGGCTTCGCTATTTAGAAAATCATATATCGGGCAACAGAAACACAGAATCGGTGTGGCAGCAGAGGATAGAACCGTGTCTATTACCCGACACGAACATCTGGGCGAACAACAATAGCTTTAGACGGACTATCGGCAAGAACGTCGAGTTCAGAGGGATACTAGACTCAGTAGACCAAACGTCTTATACGGACATTTTACAAGAATCCTTCTCCAAGAACGGGAGAGACGTGGACCTCAGCCTAGACggtgaaatgttaaattttgacGCGGCGATAGCTCAGCCCAAGTCGCAAAGATCGAACAGTTTAACCCCTCCTTCCACTAATTTCATGCACATGTCGTCATCTGCTGAGAACTTAAGTGATGAACCTTTCGTCCAGAAACCTAGAAGTTTTTCCCTCTCTAGTGAACATAGTTTAAGCCAATTGCGACCTATTAGTATAATGTACGGAACGACGGGGAGCGAAACCAGACTGGACGACCTCAGATCGAATAACTTCACGGAACATCCCGGCATGTCGACCGTAGCGCAGTGGCTGAAGAGTTTGAGGCTACATAAGTACGTGTGGCTCTTCACGAACATCACGTATGACCAAATGATGGCCATTGACGAGAAATATCTTGAAAAATTAG GTGTAACAAAAGGTGCTCGACACAAAATTCTACTATCCATTAAGAAACTGAACGAACGGGGAGCAATATTAGAAGGAATCCAAGCTGAGCTGGCTTCGAACAATGGATCGGTATTGAGGGCCCTGGAGAGATTAAGAGGAGTGCTGTTATCACCGATGCCTCCAGGGTCTGAACTTCCATCTGCTGTTGTTGCAGCTCTTGATCTTG TAGCGAGAGCATCGCAGTCACGTGTGTATGCGACAGCCGCGCGAGCCGAGCCCGGCGCGCTCGACCCCGTCTCGCTGCACTGCTGGCTCATCGAAAAG GCGCTGCACCACGAGGCGTTCTCGTGCGGCGAGCTGCAGAGCGCGCTGCGCCGCCTGCGCCACCGCCTGCCGCCGCGGCAGTTCTTCCACCTCGTGGGCGACGCGCCGCACCGCCGCCTCAAGCACAGGTACTCGACGCCCTCCGGTCGTGTCTACATCTTCCTACTGGGAATCGTCCGCCTTACCGGTGGCCGTGTCCGCAGATGGCGCACGCCGCAGTGCCCGCTGCGCCGCTGGGCGCCGCCCCCGCGCGGCAAGTCGCACTCGTACCCGCCCTTCCCCCCGCACGGCCTGCCGCGCCccccgccgccgcccgccgacGACTACTCCGGCCTCGACGCGCTGTGCCTGCAGATGACGGAGCAGGCCATCAACTAG
- the LOC113394757 gene encoding protein Smaug isoform X2, translated as MNGTFYEQLGGVAGLFEQWGTCERTVVACALARRVPWPGLRLVQRAVEAALQSHVEDERLERDANDETLLASLLAARAEDDDEEDGERLRQLVRLVPLLRTDNERAKSVLVGAAPALVQRVLDAPRRHVAPDLCRQLLSYLLVHPALTLLDQRTLTQWLRYLENHISGNRNTESVWQQRIEPCLLPDTNIWANNNSFRRTIGKNVEFRGILDSVDQTSYTDILQESFSKNGRDVDLSLDGEMLNFDAAIAQPKSQRSNSLTPPSTNFMHMSSSAENLSDEPFVQKPRSFSLSSEHSLSQLRPISIMYGTTGSETRLDDLRSNNFTEHPGMSTVAQWLKSLRLHKYVWLFTNITYDQMMAIDEKYLEKLGVTKGARHKILLSIKKLNERGAILEGIQAELASNNGSVLRALERLRGVLLSPMPPGSELPSAVVAALDLARASQSRVYATAARAEPGALDPVSLHCWLIEKALHHEAFSCGELQSALRRLRHRLPPRQFFHLVGDAPHRRLKHRYSTPSGRVYIFLLGIVRLTGGRVRRWRTPQCPLRRWAPPPRGKSHSYPPFPPHGLPRPPPPPADDYSGLDALCLQMTEQAIN; from the exons ATGAACGGTACGTTTTACGAGCAGCTAGGGGGTGTGGCTGGATTATTCGAGCAATGGGGCACGTGTGAGCGGACGGTAGTTGCATGTGCGCTGGCTCGAAGGGTCCCCTGGCCTGGCCTAAGACTTGTACAAAGAGCTGTGGAGGCAGCTCTGCAGAGCCATGTCGAAGACGAGCGGCTAGAGAGAGATGCTAATGATGAGACTCTCCTGGCAAGTCTACTCGCCGCTAGGGCagaagatgatgatgaagaag ACGGCGAGCGGCTGCGGCAGCTGGTGCGGCTGGTGCCGCTGCTGCGCACGGACAACGAGCGCGCCAAGAGCGTGCTGGTGGGCGCGGCGCCCGCGCTCGTGCAGCGCGTGCTGGACGCGCCGCGCCGCCACGTGGCGCCCGACCTGTGTCGCCAGCTGCTGTCCTACCTGCTCGTGCACCCCGCGCTCACGCTGCTCGACCAGAG AACGTTAACGCAATGGCTTCGCTATTTAGAAAATCATATATCGGGCAACAGAAACACAGAATCGGTGTGGCAGCAGAGGATAGAACCGTGTCTATTACCCGACACGAACATCTGGGCGAACAACAATAGCTTTAGACGGACTATCGGCAAGAACGTCGAGTTCAGAGGGATACTAGACTCAGTAGACCAAACGTCTTATACGGACATTTTACAAGAATCCTTCTCCAAGAACGGGAGAGACGTGGACCTCAGCCTAGACggtgaaatgttaaattttgacGCGGCGATAGCTCAGCCCAAGTCGCAAAGATCGAACAGTTTAACCCCTCCTTCCACTAATTTCATGCACATGTCGTCATCTGCTGAGAACTTAAGTGATGAACCTTTCGTCCAGAAACCTAGAAGTTTTTCCCTCTCTAGTGAACATAGTTTAAGCCAATTGCGACCTATTAGTATAATGTACGGAACGACGGGGAGCGAAACCAGACTGGACGACCTCAGATCGAATAACTTCACGGAACATCCCGGCATGTCGACCGTAGCGCAGTGGCTGAAGAGTTTGAGGCTACATAAGTACGTGTGGCTCTTCACGAACATCACGTATGACCAAATGATGGCCATTGACGAGAAATATCTTGAAAAATTAG GTGTAACAAAAGGTGCTCGACACAAAATTCTACTATCCATTAAGAAACTGAACGAACGGGGAGCAATATTAGAAGGAATCCAAGCTGAGCTGGCTTCGAACAATGGATCGGTATTGAGGGCCCTGGAGAGATTAAGAGGAGTGCTGTTATCACCGATGCCTCCAGGGTCTGAACTTCCATCTGCTGTTGTTGCAGCTCTTGATCTTG CGAGAGCATCGCAGTCACGTGTGTATGCGACAGCCGCGCGAGCCGAGCCCGGCGCGCTCGACCCCGTCTCGCTGCACTGCTGGCTCATCGAAAAG GCGCTGCACCACGAGGCGTTCTCGTGCGGCGAGCTGCAGAGCGCGCTGCGCCGCCTGCGCCACCGCCTGCCGCCGCGGCAGTTCTTCCACCTCGTGGGCGACGCGCCGCACCGCCGCCTCAAGCACAGGTACTCGACGCCCTCCGGTCGTGTCTACATCTTCCTACTGGGAATCGTCCGCCTTACCGGTGGCCGTGTCCGCAGATGGCGCACGCCGCAGTGCCCGCTGCGCCGCTGGGCGCCGCCCCCGCGCGGCAAGTCGCACTCGTACCCGCCCTTCCCCCCGCACGGCCTGCCGCGCCccccgccgccgcccgccgacGACTACTCCGGCCTCGACGCGCTGTGCCTGCAGATGACGGAGCAGGCCATCAACTAG
- the LOC113394760 gene encoding zinc finger protein 227-like, with protein MNQTICRLCYTNPGVTSVYDYSSGVPISAKIMYCCKNIRISEDEDFPIHICKLCENELESSYCFILKCEETDKKLRLIDSKYFKNESKAKIEIKEEPDPSLLQDDIEDPYDTSSDIKQEDADLHLETRKKRNGLKKSFKIRKKIKDPHPCTCSVCGRQCPNPSTLMIHMRSHTNERPYPCPSCDKKYKDSGSLKRHAERNHLKDKRERKFICEICGKGFFSKNDIKIHMRVHTGETPYACAVCPARFTQINALHRHQVRHTGERAYACSTCHKKFCTKEELKNHYVAHTSTKNYTCPTCNTLFKYKNNLRKHIRMHSEVNRFICNYCGRSFAMKGNLKLHIKRLHSSKSGYCNICLKDVPNIEMHTWKHTGERPLKCELCTSSFSERKALARHINFRHKYIDKYKCTINGCTVKFPSQQMLDFHVLKLHGNIVPFPCDKCSRGFYRKSDLARHKIGTHKERLTD; from the coding sequence ATGAATCAGACTATATGTCGTTTGTGTTATACAAATCCTGGAGTAACTTCGGTATATGACTACAGTTCTGGTGTTCCAATAAGTGCAAAGATTATGTactgttgtaaaaatataagaatctCCGAAGACGAAGACTTTCcaatacatatatgtaagttGTGTGAGAATGAACTAGAATCTTCTTactgttttattcttaaatgtgAAGAGACAGATAAGAAATTGAGATTAAttgattctaaatattttaagaatgaaaGCAAGGCCAAAATAGAAATAAAGGAAGAGCCAGACCCTTCTCTCTTACAAGATGACATTGAAGATCCATATGATACATCCAGTGACATAAAACAAGAAGATGCTGACTTACATTTAGAAACAAGAAAGAAAAGAAATGGCTTAAAGAAAAGctttaaaataagaaagaagATTAAAGATCCACATCCATGCACTTGTAGTGTTTGTGGCCGCCAGTGCCCTAATCCTTCAACACTCATGATACACATGAGGTCTCATACAAATGAAAGGCCATACCCTTGCCCATCTTGTGATAAGAAATACAAAGACAGCGGTAGTCTCAAAAGACATGCAGAgagaaatcatttaaaagataaaagagAAAGGAAATTTATTTGTGAAATTTGTGGGAAGGGTTTCTTTTCCAAAAATGACATCAAGATACATATGCGAGTTCACACAGGTGAAACTCCATATGCATGTGCGGTCTGTCCCGCAAGGTTCACACAAATAAATGCTCTCCATCGACACCAAGTTCGCCATACAGGGGAGAGGGCATATGCCTGCTCAACATGTCATAAAAAATTTTGCACCAAAGAGGAATTAAAAAATCACTATGTTGCACACACGAGTACCAAGAACTATACCTGCCCAACATGCAatactctttttaaatataaaaataaccttagGAAGCACATTAGAATGCATTCAGAAGTAAATAGGTTCATATGCAATTACTGTGGAAGGAGCTTTGCAATGAAGGGCAATCTAAAGCTACACATCAAGAGACTTCATTCATCAAAATCAGGATACTGCAATATATGTTTGAAAGATGTGCCAAATATTGAAATGCATACATGGAAACATACAGGGGAACGTCCACTCAAATGTGAACTGTGCACAAGTAGCTTTTCTGAGCGTAAGGCTCTCGCCAGACATATAAATTTCAGGCATAAGTACATAGACAAATACAAATGTACAATTAACGGGTGCACAGTCAAATTTCCATCACAACAAATGTTGGACTTCCATGTTTTGAAGCTTCATGGCAATATTGTACCTTTTCCTTGTGACAAATGTTCGAGAGGATTCTACAGAAAGAGTGATCTAGCTAGACATAAGATAGGAACCCATAAGGAAAGGCTTACAGATTGA
- the LOC113394759 gene encoding zinc finger protein OZF-like, translating into MDSLICRICLDKTGTVSVFDKENDNIQYSAKLMRLVNNIVSEEDGLPSMMCYACANDLSLAYQFVQKCEASDKALRCLSAPIELYSDLQTNIELNIKEEDVKREIDDCDDQDDSFSNSFLLENCSKEYFQQQKESSTQSNAVHIIDERNIAIEIENETERQNSKSDNSSNEQDNNDKNCKIIKGKFHRNKVRRGKLGPIQCVICGLMTSSPSAMEIHMRTHTGEKPFVCTSCGAKFSSKGLLKRHNETFHSTRERKFTCETCGSSFFRKNDIISHLRVHTDERPYVCPYCSKRFRQVASRNRHQIVHTGEKPFSCPICNKKFAHKSLVKKHQSVHSDERKYACHLCNKSFKSRPALNVHIGLHTNEKQNVCSFCGVAFAMKGNLQTHIRRIHSEKSGQCSICLKTFSDLEVHMRKHTGEKPYICGTCNAAFAVKRSLAHHMIFKHENAGKFKCSIGDCTKTFPTATMLEFHLLKQHTNHTPYICQHCPRRFFRTSDLSRHLRASHMDINFKPSMKPQISKPVMYS; encoded by the coding sequence ATGGACTCCTTAATTTGTAGGATTTGTCTCGACAAAACCGGCACCGTATCTGTTTTCGACAAAGAAAATGACAATATACAATACAGCGCCAAATTAATGCGTTTAGTGAACAATATCGTCTCCGAAGAAGATGGCTTACCGAGTATGATGTGCTATGCTTGTGCCAACGATCTTTCATTGGCGTACCAATTTGTCCAAAAATGTGAAGCTTCCGATAAGGCTTTGCGATGTTTGAGCGCGCCGATCGAACTATATTCcgatttacaaacaaatattgaacTAAATATCAAGGAAGAGGATGTAAAACGTGAAATTGACGATTGTGACGACCAAGACGATAGTTTCTCTAATAGTTTCTTATTGGAAAATTGTTCAAAAGAGTATTTTCAACAACAAAAAGAGTCTAGTACGCAAAGTAACGCAGTTCATATTATCGACGAAAGAAACATTGCaatagaaattgaaaatgaaactgAAAGGCAAAATAGTAAATCAGATAACTCTTCAAATGAACaagataataatgataaaaattgtaaaataattaagggtaaatttcatcgaaataaaGTCAGGCGGGGAAAGTTAGGTCCCATCCAGTGTGTTATCTGTGGACTCATGACCTCTAGTCCTTCTGCAATGGAGATCCATATGCGTACTCACACTGGAGAAAAACCATTTGTATGCACATCGTGTGGAGCAAAGTTTAGTTCTAAAGGCTTGTTGAAAAGACATAATGAAACATTTCATTCTACAAGAGAACGTAAATTCACTTGTGAAACATGTGGCAGTAgcttttttagaaaaaatgatataatttcacatttaagAGTCCACACTGATGAACGGCCTTACGTTTGTCCCTATTGCTCAAAAAGATTTAGACAAGTAGCTTCCAGAAACCGTCATCAAATAGTTCACACAGGAGAAAAACCTTTCTCCTGTcccatttgtaataaaaaatttgcCCATAAAAGTCTAGTTAAGAAGCACCAGAGTGTGCACAGCGATGAAAGGAAATATGCCTgtcatttatgcaataaaagcTTTAAATCAAGACCAGCATTAAATGTACACATTGGCTTACAcacaaatgaaaaacaaaatgtctGTAGTTTCTGTGGTGTGGCATTTGCTATGAAAGGTAATTTGCAAACACACATCCGTCGAATTCATTCTGAGAAATCAGGACAATGTTCAATTTGTCTCAAGACATTTTCAGATTTAGAGGTTCACATGCGTAAACATACAGGTGAAAAACCATATATTTGTGGGACGTGTAATGCAGCATTTGCAGTCAAACGAAGTCTGGCTCACCATATGATATTTAAACATGAAAATGCAGGCAAATTTAAATGTTCCATAGGAGACTGTACTAAAACATTCCCAACGGCAACTATGCTAGAATTTCACCTCTTAAAACAACATACAAACCACACACCTTACATATGCCAGCACTGCCCGAGAAGATTTTTCCGCACCAGTGATCTGTCGCGACATTTGAGAGCTAGCCATATGGACATAAATTTCAAACCATCTATGAAACCCCAAATTTCAAAACCTGTAATGTATAGTTAA
- the LOC113394761 gene encoding uncharacterized protein LOC113394761 — MGESMLKEDPLSRIQREIIEVTEREREFKEGHFRINRLMSESTIDMTSQNGHLNGDADEKPPKTLNRAVSTSHLLGPISPSPPNTPALLNTNGYTRRFTPQTGTKGIMQRFIANKGKLPVTSPTTPTAVIQQPLVFTPITIAPISAPAVISRTPEGKPVRKGYVPVEEKIQKELREMKDREHELKKMRKKQKPFDIELSDNETTSESEDEEIPMPGKLKATKSIGELYEALNEELRSPSPRNSSGNESLGSLKPAKSLAELCDLGPGQEFMAPSSTRLIAQWESIIQQKQEAGAA; from the exons ATGGGTGAA TCTATGCTAAAAGAGGACCCGCTGTCGAGAATTCAAAGGGAGATCATAGAAGTAACAGAGAGGGAACGGGAGTTCAAAGAGGGGCACTTCAGAATCAATAGACTTATGTCTGAATCTACGATTGATATGACCAGTCAGAATGGACATCTTAATGGCGATGCAGACGAAAAGCCGCCTAAGACCCTTAACAGAGCCGTCTCCACGTCTCACCTTTTAGGTCCCATTTCGCCCTCTCCACCCAATACGCCTGCGCTTTTAAACACAAATGGCTACACGCGCCGGTTTACGCCTCAAACTGGAACGAAAGGAATTATGCAAAGGTTTATAGCAAACAAGGGTAAGTTACCGGTAACCTCACCTACGACACCTACTGCCGTAATTCAGCAGCCGCTTGTCTTCACGCCTATCACAATCGCGCCCATCTCCGCTCCAGCCGTGATCAGCCGTACCCCTGAAGGAAAACCCGTGCGCAAAGGCTACGTGCCGGtagaagaaaaaatacaaaaggaacTGAGAGAGATGAAGGACAGAGAACATGAACTTAAGAAAATGAGAAAGAAACAGAAACCTTTCGATATTGAGCTAAGCGACAACGAAACAACTTCCGAATCGGAGGATGAAGAAATTCCTATGCCGGGGAAGTTAAAAGCTACGAAATCTATAGGCGAGCTATACGAGGCGCTTAACGAAGAACTGAGGTCTCCTTCGCCTAGAAATAGTTCAGGTAACGAGTCATTGGGCAGCTTGAAGCCGGCTAAATCATTGGCAGAATTGTGCGATCTCGGACCTGGTCAAGAATTCATGGCGCCGAGCTCAACGCGCCTCATAGCTCAGTGGGAATCCATAATACAGCAGAAGCAGGAAGCCGGAGCGGCCTAG
- the LOC113394757 gene encoding protein Smaug isoform X3: protein MNGTFYEQLGGVAGLFEQWGTCERTVVACALARRVPWPGLRLVQRAVEAALQSHVEDERLERDANDETLLASLLAARAEDDDEEDGERLRQLVRLVPLLRTDNERAKSVLVGAAPALVQRVLDAPRRHVAPDLCRQLLSYLLVHPALTLLDQRTLTQWLRYLENHISGNRNTESVWQQRIEPCLLPDTNIWANNNSFRRTIGKNVEFRGILDSVDQTSYTDILQESFSKNGRDVDLSLDGEMLNFDAAIAQPKSQRSNSLTPPSTNFMHMSSSAENLSDEPFVQKPRSFSLSSEHSLSQLRPISIMYGTTGSETRLDDLRSNNFTEHPGMSTVAQWLKSLRLHKYVWLFTNITYDQMMAIDEKYLEKLGVTKGARHKILLSIKKLNERGAILEGIQAELASNNGSVLRALERLRGVLLSPMPPGSELPSAVVAALDLAARAEPGALDPVSLHCWLIEKALHHEAFSCGELQSALRRLRHRLPPRQFFHLVGDAPHRRLKHRYSTPSGRVYIFLLGIVRLTGGRVRRWRTPQCPLRRWAPPPRGKSHSYPPFPPHGLPRPPPPPADDYSGLDALCLQMTEQAIN, encoded by the exons ATGAACGGTACGTTTTACGAGCAGCTAGGGGGTGTGGCTGGATTATTCGAGCAATGGGGCACGTGTGAGCGGACGGTAGTTGCATGTGCGCTGGCTCGAAGGGTCCCCTGGCCTGGCCTAAGACTTGTACAAAGAGCTGTGGAGGCAGCTCTGCAGAGCCATGTCGAAGACGAGCGGCTAGAGAGAGATGCTAATGATGAGACTCTCCTGGCAAGTCTACTCGCCGCTAGGGCagaagatgatgatgaagaag ACGGCGAGCGGCTGCGGCAGCTGGTGCGGCTGGTGCCGCTGCTGCGCACGGACAACGAGCGCGCCAAGAGCGTGCTGGTGGGCGCGGCGCCCGCGCTCGTGCAGCGCGTGCTGGACGCGCCGCGCCGCCACGTGGCGCCCGACCTGTGTCGCCAGCTGCTGTCCTACCTGCTCGTGCACCCCGCGCTCACGCTGCTCGACCAGAG AACGTTAACGCAATGGCTTCGCTATTTAGAAAATCATATATCGGGCAACAGAAACACAGAATCGGTGTGGCAGCAGAGGATAGAACCGTGTCTATTACCCGACACGAACATCTGGGCGAACAACAATAGCTTTAGACGGACTATCGGCAAGAACGTCGAGTTCAGAGGGATACTAGACTCAGTAGACCAAACGTCTTATACGGACATTTTACAAGAATCCTTCTCCAAGAACGGGAGAGACGTGGACCTCAGCCTAGACggtgaaatgttaaattttgacGCGGCGATAGCTCAGCCCAAGTCGCAAAGATCGAACAGTTTAACCCCTCCTTCCACTAATTTCATGCACATGTCGTCATCTGCTGAGAACTTAAGTGATGAACCTTTCGTCCAGAAACCTAGAAGTTTTTCCCTCTCTAGTGAACATAGTTTAAGCCAATTGCGACCTATTAGTATAATGTACGGAACGACGGGGAGCGAAACCAGACTGGACGACCTCAGATCGAATAACTTCACGGAACATCCCGGCATGTCGACCGTAGCGCAGTGGCTGAAGAGTTTGAGGCTACATAAGTACGTGTGGCTCTTCACGAACATCACGTATGACCAAATGATGGCCATTGACGAGAAATATCTTGAAAAATTAG GTGTAACAAAAGGTGCTCGACACAAAATTCTACTATCCATTAAGAAACTGAACGAACGGGGAGCAATATTAGAAGGAATCCAAGCTGAGCTGGCTTCGAACAATGGATCGGTATTGAGGGCCCTGGAGAGATTAAGAGGAGTGCTGTTATCACCGATGCCTCCAGGGTCTGAACTTCCATCTGCTGTTGTTGCAGCTCTTGATCTTG CCGCGCGAGCCGAGCCCGGCGCGCTCGACCCCGTCTCGCTGCACTGCTGGCTCATCGAAAAG GCGCTGCACCACGAGGCGTTCTCGTGCGGCGAGCTGCAGAGCGCGCTGCGCCGCCTGCGCCACCGCCTGCCGCCGCGGCAGTTCTTCCACCTCGTGGGCGACGCGCCGCACCGCCGCCTCAAGCACAGGTACTCGACGCCCTCCGGTCGTGTCTACATCTTCCTACTGGGAATCGTCCGCCTTACCGGTGGCCGTGTCCGCAGATGGCGCACGCCGCAGTGCCCGCTGCGCCGCTGGGCGCCGCCCCCGCGCGGCAAGTCGCACTCGTACCCGCCCTTCCCCCCGCACGGCCTGCCGCGCCccccgccgccgcccgccgacGACTACTCCGGCCTCGACGCGCTGTGCCTGCAGATGACGGAGCAGGCCATCAACTAG